The stretch of DNA GAGGAAATAGTAGAGATCACTGGACATTACGTTAAAAAAGCAATGAACCGATCCTTTAGTTTCATATAATACAAAAAATCAATATATGGCACGCAACGCATACTGCCTTAAACAGAGAGAAGCAACTCTCTTGATACATGAATATTAAGAAAAATTATTTATTCTACTGCTCTATCCCCTCTGGGAGATAGAGCAGTAGAATAGGCACGGCTCCTTAGCTATTATCATTTACTTGTTGAAGGACTTCAAACGATCTGCGCTAATGGGCAAAAAAATTATCATGGATCATTCACCAATTAAACCAACAATTCTTCTACTGTATAAATGGACCTACACAAATAAACGGTACCATAACCAAACTTTGCTGAGCTTGAAAATAGAAATTATTCATACTATATTATGCGTTATGATGCTTATCCCTTTATGTACCGTCCTGGGTTTTCCCAGGTACATTGGTTGTTTCTCTTTCTTTTTTGCTTTCATTTTTGGATTGGGCCATCCCGCCCCCAATAATCAGCAATGTTACACATAAAGCCATTAATAAGGCAATCGTAAATCTCTTAAGATAATCCATCATGTTGAGTCGCCTCCGCCAAGCTGTTTTTTAATTTATTCCGCCTCTCTACTTGTATGATTGAAATCGTTTTCAATATGACTCTTTTTAACGCGCAGACCGCCCGTTTTTATGCTCATCCATTCAAAAGAAGCGGTCTCGCCAAGAATCAGGCGAGACCGCTTCTTTATTGATTGGGGAGATAGAAGGAGAAAGTTGTTCCTTGCCCCAGCTTGCTTTGCACTTTTATGCTGCCGCGATGCGCTTCAATAATGTTTCTGGCAATCGATAATCCAAGCCCTGTTCCTGAGCGGCCTCTTGTTCTCGCCTTATCGGCTTTATAGAAGCGTTCAAAAACAAACGGTAAATCCTCTTCCGGAATGCCCGCCCCCGAGTCTTGAACATACACGTGATTCCCTTCGAGCTTGGATTGCAGGCTTACCCGGACAAAGCCGCCTTTTGGCGTATGGCGCAGGGCGTTATCGATTAAATTCGTCAGCACTTGTTCAATACGGTCAGGATCAAGATTTGTCTTGACCGCTTCGTCAGCGACCGTTAACTGCAAGTCTATGCCCTTTTCTTTCGCCAAGCCTTGAAACTTATTCGTTACCCGTTTCAAAAAAGAAGGCAAATCGACTTCTTCTAAATTTAACGAAATATGCCCCGCTTCCATCCGCGCCAAATCGAGCAATTCGTTGACCAGCCGTCCCATTCTTAATGATTCATCATAAATAATTTTCGCAATATCTTTCTTTTCCTCTTCGGATGCAGCGATATCATCCACGATGGCTTCACTGTATCCTTGCAGCATAGAAATCGGTGTCCGCAGCTCATGAGAAACATTGGCGATAAAATCTTCGCGGAGCTTATCCAGCCTTCGTTCCTCGGTCATGTCCCTCACCACCGCGACGGCTCCCCGCACAGATTTAGCGTTATAAAGGGGGCTGACAATGACGACATAGGAACGCCCCTGTATCGGTAATTCACCGATTTGTTCGGTTTCTGTATACACCGCCTTCTTCAGCAGCTCTTTAAGCAAGGTCGGCATCATTTCTTTTGTTGCCCCGTTTTCTTTTTCATAATACCAGTTTTGCAAAAATCTCTCAGCCGGGGGGTTCGTAATCAGGATGGTCCCGTCTTTATTGAACGTAATCACACCGTCTGCCATGCTGCTCAAAATGCTGGCAAGCTGCTCCTTTTCTTGGTTAAGAGCATGAATATTATAATTGAGCTGCTTGGCCATTTGATTAAAGGAAGTGGCTAATGCGCCAATCTCGTCAGTCGTTAAAATCGGCACTTTCGTATCGAATTTCCCTCTGGCTACCTCGGTTGCTGCTTCCCGCATTTTGCGCAAAGGCGCTGTAATCCGGGTGGAAAGGAAGAAAGCAAAAATGGTCGTTAGCACGATTGCAATTCCCGCTGCTAACAAAATCAGCTTTGTCGTTTGCTGGGTAGTTTTTTTAATCACTTCAAGTGACTGATAAATAAAAACAGCCCCGTCTTCCCCTTTTTTCATTTCCAGCGGTGCAGCAATGACGATAGAGTTTTCATGACGGCCCGCCTGATTGCCGTCTTGGACGGGAAGTTCGGCCTGAACTTTTTTTCTTTTTGTAAAAACTTTGGATAAAACCGGGTCGTTTGCAATCTCATCCTGCTCTAACGTCGGCCGCTTGTTTTGATCATGCGGCGCATAATAAAATTTCTGCTGATTCTCTGCAATGATCACGTGAACCGGATCGTCCACTAAATCCCAAGCGACCCGCAAGCCTGTTTCCTTATCTTCATGATCGGAAATGACTTTCGATATTTTCACAGCCGTATCCGAAAGCTCCTTTTCCACTTCCTCTGTATGATAACTTTCAAAAAACTCCAACAGCAGAATCGTCAAGAAGAAAAGGACAAAGGATACGAGCAGCAAGATGGTCATCCAAAGCTTGCCAACTACACTTCTCCAAAGCCTCATTCATTCACGACCTCAAATTTATAGCCGACTCCCCAAACAGTGACAATCATTTTAGCCGCTTGCTCTGATACTTTATTCAGCTTTTCTCTCAGGCGTTTGACATGGGTGTCTACAGTGCGCAAATCGCCAAAGAATTCATAGTGCCACACTTCCTTTAGCAAGTGCTCGCGATCAAATACTTTATCTGGAGACTTCGCCAGGAAATGCAATAGTTCGTACTCTTTTGGGGTTAGATTCACTTCAACTCCATCAGCTGTCACGCGATGAGCATCATTATCAATCGTTAAATGAGGATAAACGATTAAATCTTTGGATTTAGTATCGGTCTGCAAATAGGTCGTAGGAGAAGATCTTCTCAGCAGCGCTTTCACGCGCAGCACGACTTCCCTCGGACTAAACGGTTTGACAATATAATCATCGGTGCCGACTTCGAAGCCTTGGACGCGGTTTGCTTCCTCTCCTTTTGCCGTCAGCATGATCACCGGCGTGGCTTTTTTTTCTCGGAGCTCCTGGCATACTTCTATTCCGTCTTTGCCGGGCATCATTAAATCCAAGAGAATACAATCATACTCTTCTCTTAGCGCCATTTCTAAAGCAGCCTCCCCGTCTTCCGCTTCATCGATGAGATAATTCTCCCTTTCTAAATACATGCGCAGCAGCCTGCGAATTCTTTCTTCATCATCTACCACTAGAATTTTAGCCTCAATTTCCAACTTCACAACCTCCCAAATTCATGCATGCTAGCATTCGTATACACTGTCTTTTCCTGTTTCAATTATTAACTAATCGTTTCATTTTTTCAATTACTCCATTCCTGTTAAGCGCTTTCGATTTCTTTGCGCTTCATTCACACAAGCAAACTTGCTTGTGTGAATGAAGCGGTTCAGCTGACGCGCCCTATAAAAAATCCCCCGCCATAAGCAGAGGATCCTGTTTAAGGAGTGGCGTATGAATGCAGTCCGGCAATTACTAGGTTTACTGCTACCAAGTTAAACATAATAATTACAAAGCCTACTACTGCCAGCCAGGCAGACCGTTTTCCGTGCCATCCTTTGGACAATCTCAGATGCAAAAAGGCAGCATAAAAGAGAAATGTAATCAAAGCCCATACTTCTTTCGGATCCCAGCCCCAAAATCTCGACCAAGCAATCTGCGCCCAAATCATCGCGAAAATTAAACCGCCCAGTATAAAGACAGGAAAGCCAATCAGTACGGCGCGGTAGCTGACTTCGTCCATTAAATCGGAATCCACATTCTTGGCAAGCGGCTGAACGAGCGCTCCGATCCGCTTGCGGGTAAGCAGACGAATCAGCACATAAATCACAGCCCCGGCTAACAGCGACCAAACTAATGTGTTTAATTTCTTCGCATTAACAAATCCCGGAACGTGAACGAGCGGTTCAAACTTGCCCTCCGTCATCAGCTCGCCTTCATTAGGGCCGATGAGTGCGGGAATGGCATACGTTTCTGTCGCTGGGTTCCCATCTTTGTTTATGTATTCGAACTTCGCTTCGTAATCAGCTAGGGTGAACGAGGTTGTGACCGCAACGAACCCCAGCACAGCTACAAGGCTGTACATGACGATTTCCAGCCAAACCGTTTGCTTGCTTTTCACCGTTTGATCCACGTTTTTCACTAAATAAATCAAGCCGGCAACAAAGCTGATTCCCAGAATCCCTTCTGCCGCAGCTACTGTCGTTACATGGATAGTCAGCCAGTGGCTTTGAAGAGCGGGAATGAGCGGATTAATATCTCGCGGGAACATGCTGGCGTAGGCAATGATAATCATCGTCACCGGCAGGGCAAACAGCCCGAGAACCGTTAACCGATAGATCAAAAAGATTAGAATAAATCCAGCAACGAGCATCATTGAGAAAAATGTAACAAATTCAAATAAATTACTCACCGGTGCATGTCCAGCCGCAATCCAGCGGGTGATAAAATAGCCTAATTGAGAAATAAAACCGATAACCGTGACAGCAAAGCCCAGCTTTCCCCAGCGGTTGACTTGATCTTTATCGGTCTCATGCTTTGAACGGATGGAACCCCCGAATAAAAAGGTGGCAATTAAATATAATATAAATGCAGCGTAGAGAAGATTGCCGCTCCATTGCACTAAGTCAGACATTGAACCTTTTCCTCCCTGAAGTTATTTTTGTTGCTCCTTCGGCACCGGAATAGAAGTCCCGGCCAGCGCTGCTTCGATTTCCCGCTTTAAACCATGCCAGTTTTTATTTGTATGAGCCGCTGCGTACACTTCATCCCCAATTTGCCGAATCCAAAGACGGCGATGGTTCCAATAAGCTCCTTGCACAACGCCAATCAGAAAAATGGCTCCTCCTACCGCCAAAATCCAAAGCGTTAAATCTTTGCGCACCGTCAGCACGGAAATATCGCGCGTTTCAATTCCTTTAAACTCCATTTTAAAATCAGTTTCCCCAACCGGTTCCAGCGTCTGACGAATTGCCACAAAACTGATTTCTCCATCAGGATGTTCAGGAGAGATCATTTTAAATAAAAAGGCCGGGTTATTGGGTACTGGAGATTTCGTTTTGGGCTCGCCAGTTTCAGAGATTCCATCAAAATCAGGATAATAATTCATTATTTTCACTTTGTAGCCGCCGCCTAAATCATAGACGTCTTTCGGCTTTAATAAGTCGATGTTCACCGTGCCGACAACGTTCCCCGTCTTCTTGTTGGTTAAACCAAACGACATGGCTTTTAATTCATCTTTGCTGAAGCTATCCTGATAGAGAGCATAATGATCGAACTTCAGCGGCTTGTTCACTTGAATCTTTACTTTTTTCACCTTGGTTAGCTTTGGTGCTGCTCCCGGCAGACCTTGGTTTTCATCCCGGTACAAGACAGCATTTGTTTGATAATTCTTTACGACTCCACCGGCGCGCTCAATCGCGGCATTAAACACTTCCGGATCTTTTTCTTTATCATAGTTTTCCATAATAAATTCTTCATTTTTTAAATAATATTCCCCGTTTGTACCCGGTATTTCCATCGTAGCGCCTTCGCGGATGGTGAGCCGGTCATCGACATACATCCCATCCACTGAGCGCAGCATCGCGCCGATTAGGAAGATGATCAGTCCGATATGATTGACATAAGGGCCCCACCGCGAAAACCTGCCCTTCTCGGCCAGCAGACTCCCCTCTTCTTCCCGCAGACGGTAACGCTTGGAGGATAAATGATTTTTGACTTTCTCCCAGTCCTCCTTACTTAAACGGACTTCTTGCTTAGAAAAGAGCCGCTGTTTTTTCATAAATGAGCTATGCCGTGCGACACGCTGGTTTTTCAATGCGCGATGCAGCGGAATAACGCGGTCTAAACTGCAAATCACCAAAGAGACACCAATGGCAGCGATTAAGGCAATGAACCAAAACGAGTTATATAAATCATGAAATCCCAGCATATAATAAATCTTCCCAGCCACTCCGTAGACTTCTTCATAATATTGTTCCGGCGGCTTATTGGAAGGGATAAACTCCTTTTGCGGGAAAATGGTTCCAAATGATGCAGCAATCAATGTAAGCACAATCAGCCAAATGCCCACTTTCACAGAAGAAAAGAAATGCCATACTTTGTCAATGATGGATTTATTGAACGTTTGGGACCGCCGCGCACTACCTTCATAGCGCATATCGTGAAGTTTCTCTTGCTTAGCTTCTTCCGTAAGCGCCCGGCCGCAAGACTCGCATAAAATGGTGCCGATCGGATTCACGTGGCCGCATTCACATTTTACTTTCTGCATATTGATTTAAACTCCCTTTAATTTATGGTTTCACCTTTTCAAACAAAGCCCGAACCTGCTCTTCCTTGGTTAAGCCACCCACTACTATGTCTTCAATTTTACCCTCCGAATTAATCATAAAGGTAGCGGGAAGATTGGTCACACCGTAGGCATTTTCGACTTCCTTTGAGGTATCCAGAGCAATGGGAAAGGTTAAGCCATATTGTTCAGCAAATTTCTTCGTTTGCAGCTCAGAATCACCAACATTTACAGCAAGCACTTCCACACCTTTGTCTTTATACTCTTTGGAAACGGTTTCCATATGAGGCATTTCTTCTTTACAAGGCGCGCACCAAGTGCCCCAGAAGTTTAAAAATACCCCTTTCCCTTTATAATCCGATAATTGATGCTCTTCCCCTGATAAATCGGTCAGTACAAAATCGGGCGCTGAATCCCCCTTTTGTAAACTCCCTCTAGCTTCTTTTGTTAAATTCGTATAAAGCGTGTAGCCGACTGCCATCAATAAGATCGCCAGGATCACAGATCGCATAATCAGCCTTTTTTTCTTTTTATCCAAGAAATCATCCCCTTTGTCAGCGTAACAGGCAGCAGCCTATATATCATTCCCGTTCATAAAAATAACCAAACTGCCTTTATTATACCATTTAATCCTTTCCGCTAAAAAAATGGGTTTGAAGGATCTGTGACAATTCCCAGAATCAGCGCAGAGAACCTGTTTCTGCCAGCGTGCGCAGCCGCTTTACCTCATGGGCTGTCAGCTCGCGGTATTCTCCCGCATTTAGGCCTTTCAGATCTAAAAAGGCATATCGCTCCCGCTTCAGCTTTTGCACTTCGAAACCGATCGCTTCAAACATGCGGCGAACTTGGCGGTTCCGGCCTTCATGAATCGTTATTTCAATCAAGGCCCGCTGCTTTCTTTTATCGGCGGACAGCTCCTTTACCTTAGCTGGAGCAGTCTTTCCATCTTCAAGCTCCACTCCCGTTTCCAATTGCTTAAGCATGTGCCGCTTTGGAATTCCGTTAATTCGGGCTACATATGTTTTCTCCACTTGATAGCGCGGGTGCGTCAGAAGATTGGAAAATTCTCCGTCATTTGTCATAATCAATAAGCCGGATGTATCGTAATCAAGTCGGCCTACCGGAAAGATTCTCTCCTCGACTAAAGGAAAATAATCGGTGACTACTTTGCGATTCTTGTCATCTGATACCGCTGAAATGACACCGCGGGGCTTATAAAACAAAAAATACACCTTTTCTTGTCGTTCCACCGGGATACCGCTGACTTCCACCTTATCGGAGGCGCTTACTTTCGTACCCAATTCTTTCACTACTTGACCGTTGACTGTTACTTTTCCGTCCTTTATCCATTGCTCGGCTTTGCGCCTTGATGCAAAGCCAGCCTGTGCTATAACTTTTTGCAGCCGTTCCATTGATTTCACCTCTGTATTCTACAATATGTATCATAATGCATTATTACATAACAGCCGCAATAAGAAAAGCAAGAGACGAGGTTGCATTTGCTTCCTGCCCGGTTTTCTATTCAAAAAACAGCAAAAGCCCAAAGAGCGGTTTTTGACCATTCTTCAGGCTTGCCAATCTTATTTGCAATTTACATCATTCAAGGGAACATCCAAGCAACGATGAGCACAGCGGCAACGAAGCCAGCCGCATCCGCCAGCAGGCCCACTTTGAGCGCATCTCCCATTTTCTTAATGCCGACTGCTCCAAAATAAACGGTAAGCACATAAAAGGTCGTATCAGTGCTGCCCTGCATCACGGACGCTAATCGGCCGATCAAAGAATCGGGTCCATGCGTCGCAATTAAGTCGCTGACCATACCGAGAGCAGCTGTTCCGGAAATCGGCCGCATCAATGCCAGCGGAAAGACCTCCGGCGGCAGTCCGATCCATAGCAAAACCGGACGGACAAACTCCACCAGGCTTTCCAGCGCTCCTGATGCTCTAAAGATTGCGATCGCCACCATCATGCCAACCAAATAAGGAATGATCGATACGGCAATATGAATTCCTTCCTTTCCCCCTTCAACAAAGCTTTCATAAGTCGGCACTTTTTTGAGCGTTCCATACAGAAGGACGAACGCGATGATCAAGGGAATGATCCACATTGAAACCGCGGCAAACCACGCCATTTATTCCCCTCCATTCCGCTTGCGGCGCAAGTAAAAATAACGGTCAATTACAATGGCGAAAATCGTAGAACAAGCCGTTGCCAATAAGGTGGGCGCCACAATTTCAGCCGGCGAAGCCGAATGATAGGAGAATCGTATGGCTAAAACCGTGGTGGGAATAATCGTAATGCTTGAAGTATTAATCGCCAGAAAGGTAATCATGGACCGGCTTGCTTCACTTTTACCGCCATTTAATTTCTTCAGCTCCTCCATTGCCTTTATTCCTAAAGGAGTAGCCGCATTTCCCAACCCAAACATATTGGCCGTCATATTGGACAGAATGTACCCCATAGCCGGATGATCGGAAGGAACATCCGGAAATAATCTCTTAGCAACCGGTTTAAACAAGTGAGCAAGCTTTCGCAGCAGCCCCGCCTGCTCAGCTATTTTCATAAGTCCCAGCCAAAAGACAAGCACACTGACTAAGCCGATGCAAATAGTTACCGCTTCGCCCGCCGCTTTAAATACCGCTTCATTCACTTGCTCCATATTCCCGTTCATAGCGGCAAACAGCAGCCCCACAACCGTCATGCCTACCCATATATAATTAACCATCCGCAGCCCCACCGTTTCGGATCAAAATAACCATTCCTTCCATTTCATCCAGAAAGTTTTATTCTTTTCGTTTGGTTGATGCTGATAATAAATTGGGAGAGTGAGCACCTTTTCTTTTTTCAAATAAACTTCAGCTTGTCCGACCACTTGTGGAGCGCGGCTCTGTCGCCACTTTTTCTTCGGCTTCAGCAGCTGGTAACGAATCGATATTTCTTTCTCTTCCTTCTTGGTGAGCGGATAGAGAACATCCCTTTTCAGAAAGATTTTCCCCTTATAGAAGGAGTCATCTTTTATATCAATTTCTCCTTTTTCAAGAATGATTTTAGGATCATAGCGATCGAAGCCGAATTCATACATAGATATATGATCGTTCCAGTCGTCAGGAGCATTTAGCGTTACAGCAATTAAATCCATATCGCCTTTTGTAGCCGTCGTCACAAGTGTTCGTTTCGCTTTTTTCGTATACCCCGTTTTTCCACCTGTACAATACTCGTACTTTTCTGTAAGTAAACGATTTTTATTATGCCAAATCCGATCCCACTTTCCGCTTGGATCGGGTGAACGATATTTCTTTGTGCCAGCAACTTTTCGATATGTCGGATTCTTCATCGCATATCTGGTCAACAGCGCCATATCATAAGCCGTTGACCGGTGGCGGTCACTATCATCAAGCCCATGCGGATTCGCGAAATATGTGTTTTTCATTCCGATTTCTTTTGCTTTTTCATTCATTAAATACACAAACCCTTCTGCGCTGCCGCCGACATGTTCAGCTATGGCGATGGCCGCATCATTTCCTGACCGCAGCATCAGGCCGTATACTAAGTCTTCAAGCGGAATCTCTTCCCCTTTTTTTAAAAAAAGAGAAGAACCTTCAGTGAATACTGCTTTTTTGCTCACTTTGACTTTCTCATCCAGCTTGTCAGATTCAATTGCGATGATCGCTGTCATAATTTTCGTAATGCTGGCAATTCTCATCACCGCATGCGGATCTTTCGCATATAGCACCCGGCCGCTCTGCTGCTCGATTAAGATGGCACTAGCTGCGCTAGTATCAGCCTCCGCTGCCGAGCCAGTGGAAGTAACGAACAGCAAGAAAGCCAGAAAGATCATCGGTATTTTTTTCTTCATCCGCTTTTCTCTCCCTTGCTTATTTGTATCAGTATATGCCGTACAAGCTTATTTAGAAGATTCTTCCCAAATAAAAAAAGCGGACGCATCCGCTTTTTTTATTTTTCATTATTCAGCACTTGTTCAAATTGTTCAAAAAACAAATCCGCTTCTGTCTGTTCGTTTTCTTCCATTTCGGCCAGAGGCGGCAGCTCCGATATATCCTTCAGTCCAAAGCAGTCAAGAAACTCTTTTGTGGTACCATGTAAAATAGGACGGCCAGGTCCATCCGCCCGGCCACACTCCTTAATCAAACCTTTGGCCGTCAAGCTCTGCAGGGCCCTTTCCGTTTTCACTCCCCGGATTTCTTCAATTTCCGTCCTAGTAATTGGCTGTTTATAGGCGATGATTGCCAGCGTTTCGAGTGCTGCCTGCGATAATGATTGGGCATGACTGGATTCCACCAATTTTTTAATATAAGGAGCATGCGCTTTTTTTGTGGCCAGCTGATAAGTGCCCGCCAGTTCGATGAGAAAAATTCCCCTGTTCTCATCTTTTTCATATTGTTCCTTCAATTGATTTAAAATATCTAATGCCTCATGCTCTTCCACTTCTATCGCCTGGGCGATTTGCTTTAAGGTCAACCCTTCGTCTCCCGCGGCGAAGAGCAGGCTTTCCGTGATGCTAATCCAATTGATAAGATTCATCGGCTGCTCCCCCTTTTATCTGAACGAACAAAGAGGAGAAGTTCTCCTGCTGTTCCGCAATAATTTGATTCTGTTTCATTAATTCTAAGACAGCCAGAAAGCTGACCACCAAGCTTTCTCGATCCTCATCAGGAAAGAGATCTAAAAAGGAGATGGGGCGGCGCTTTTGCATAAGCGTCGCAAGGATTTCGTCCATCCTCTTCTCAATAGAGATTTCCTGCCGTCTTACCTTTGTTGTTACTGGACGCTTAAGCTTCTTGCGGCGTAGAAGCTTATGGAAGGCGCCGAGCATATCATATACCGTGACATTTAAGCCGGCAGCGGATGGCTCTTCTTTTTCAAAAGCCGTTAAATCACTGGGCGCTTTCGTAAAGAACTGGCCTCGTTCTTCTTCTTTCTGCTTCAATCGCTCGGCCGCTTCTTTGAATTTCTTATATTCAATCAGCTGCTCTACCAGCTCTTCGCGGGGATCATCCTCTTGCTCCCACTCTTCGGGCTCCGCTTCCTCCTCATAGGCTGGAAGCAAGGTTTTGCTTTTAATAGCTAAGAGAGTGGCTGCCATGACCAAATATTCGCTGGCTATATCCAGCTCCATTTCCTTCATCGCATGGATAAACAGCAAATATTGTTCCGTAATTTCTGCCATTGGAATATCATATATATCAATCTCTAAGCGCTGGATTAAATGCAGCAATAAATCCAGCGGCCCTTCAAATGCATCGATTTTGACTTTGTATTGCATCCATTATCACCAATTCTTTTCATTCAGTCACCAGAAAGTTCTTTTTTTAGTATAGTGGATTCAGAGAGGCTGTCCACTAAAAAGTTGATATTTGATTGAAGAACTTCCCCATGGTAAGATGTTTGTATTGTCTATTTGACTGTAGGAGGATAGTCATGTACTCTTATCCGTTGCCGTATTTGACTTTTTTATACCATTTCCATGAAGATCAAGATTATTTTGAATGCCATGAAGTATTAGAGGAATATTGGAAAGAAAGCACCGGACAGGCGCGCCCCTCTGTATGGATTGGCCTCATCCAGACCGCTGTTTCTTTGTATCATCATCGCCGCGGCAACTTCGCAGGCGCTCGCAAGCTGATGAACAAAGCATTGCTGGCCCTTGCACAATGCAAAAAGGAATTGAAGGATCTTGGAATTGACGCAGACCGGTTCACGGAAAAACTTTCCCTTCGATACCGAGAGCTGCAAAATGGCGCATCGTTTACGCCGCTGACCATACCTTTCAGCCGCCAAGATGTCATCAAGCAATACCAGCAATTCAAAAAAAGCTGTATGCCTTCCTCTCCGGAGAAACCGCAGCATTTCCTCTATCATAAGCACCGTTTAAGAAACCGTTCCGATGTGATTGCTGCCCGCAACCAATCCCTTGAGAAGCGCCGCCGTTTGAGACAGCACGCCAAGCCGTCCCCCTATTGAAAAGAGACCCGGGCTTATGCCGGGTCTTCTTCTTCACACTTATGAAAGAAATTTGATGTAGATGAAGTAGGTTTAATCTCTTTATCCGCGTGAAGCTCTTTTAACGTTCTGATCATTTTTTTGCCGATTCCCTCCTGCCGGTAGGAAGGATTGACACTGACATGCTGAATTTCAACCAGATCACCCGTAATCTTCACACCAACTGCGCCAATGATCTCTTCATCTTTCCATAAATACAGCTGCCAATCTTCCTCTTCTTCATATGACTTCATCGTCTGCTGCAACTTTTTTAAGTCTTTTTCTTCGGGCATAAATGAAAGAAGACCCATGGCAATTTTTTCAAAAGATTTTTTATAAC from Bacillus xiapuensis encodes:
- a CDS encoding ATP-binding protein, with product MRLWRSVVGKLWMTILLLVSFVLFFLTILLLEFFESYHTEEVEKELSDTAVKISKVISDHEDKETGLRVAWDLVDDPVHVIIAENQQKFYYAPHDQNKRPTLEQDEIANDPVLSKVFTKRKKVQAELPVQDGNQAGRHENSIVIAAPLEMKKGEDGAVFIYQSLEVIKKTTQQTTKLILLAAGIAIVLTTIFAFFLSTRITAPLRKMREAATEVARGKFDTKVPILTTDEIGALATSFNQMAKQLNYNIHALNQEKEQLASILSSMADGVITFNKDGTILITNPPAERFLQNWYYEKENGATKEMMPTLLKELLKKAVYTETEQIGELPIQGRSYVVIVSPLYNAKSVRGAVAVVRDMTEERRLDKLREDFIANVSHELRTPISMLQGYSEAIVDDIAASEEEKKDIAKIIYDESLRMGRLVNELLDLARMEAGHISLNLEEVDLPSFLKRVTNKFQGLAKEKGIDLQLTVADEAVKTNLDPDRIEQVLTNLIDNALRHTPKGGFVRVSLQSKLEGNHVYVQDSGAGIPEEDLPFVFERFYKADKARTRGRSGTGLGLSIARNIIEAHRGSIKVQSKLGQGTTFSFYLPNQ
- a CDS encoding response regulator transcription factor, which produces MEIEAKILVVDDEERIRRLLRMYLERENYLIDEAEDGEAALEMALREEYDCILLDLMMPGKDGIEVCQELREKKATPVIMLTAKGEEANRVQGFEVGTDDYIVKPFSPREVVLRVKALLRRSSPTTYLQTDTKSKDLIVYPHLTIDNDAHRVTADGVEVNLTPKEYELLHFLAKSPDKVFDREHLLKEVWHYEFFGDLRTVDTHVKRLREKLNKVSEQAAKMIVTVWGVGYKFEVVNE
- the ccsB gene encoding c-type cytochrome biogenesis protein CcsB translates to MSDLVQWSGNLLYAAFILYLIATFLFGGSIRSKHETDKDQVNRWGKLGFAVTVIGFISQLGYFITRWIAAGHAPVSNLFEFVTFFSMMLVAGFILIFLIYRLTVLGLFALPVTMIIIAYASMFPRDINPLIPALQSHWLTIHVTTVAAAEGILGISFVAGLIYLVKNVDQTVKSKQTVWLEIVMYSLVAVLGFVAVTTSFTLADYEAKFEYINKDGNPATETYAIPALIGPNEGELMTEGKFEPLVHVPGFVNAKKLNTLVWSLLAGAVIYVLIRLLTRKRIGALVQPLAKNVDSDLMDEVSYRAVLIGFPVFILGGLIFAMIWAQIAWSRFWGWDPKEVWALITFLFYAAFLHLRLSKGWHGKRSAWLAVVGFVIIMFNLVAVNLVIAGLHSYATP
- the resB gene encoding cytochrome c biogenesis protein ResB produces the protein MQKVKCECGHVNPIGTILCESCGRALTEEAKQEKLHDMRYEGSARRSQTFNKSIIDKVWHFFSSVKVGIWLIVLTLIAASFGTIFPQKEFIPSNKPPEQYYEEVYGVAGKIYYMLGFHDLYNSFWFIALIAAIGVSLVICSLDRVIPLHRALKNQRVARHSSFMKKQRLFSKQEVRLSKEDWEKVKNHLSSKRYRLREEEGSLLAEKGRFSRWGPYVNHIGLIIFLIGAMLRSVDGMYVDDRLTIREGATMEIPGTNGEYYLKNEEFIMENYDKEKDPEVFNAAIERAGGVVKNYQTNAVLYRDENQGLPGAAPKLTKVKKVKIQVNKPLKFDHYALYQDSFSKDELKAMSFGLTNKKTGNVVGTVNIDLLKPKDVYDLGGGYKVKIMNYYPDFDGISETGEPKTKSPVPNNPAFLFKMISPEHPDGEISFVAIRQTLEPVGETDFKMEFKGIETRDISVLTVRKDLTLWILAVGGAIFLIGVVQGAYWNHRRLWIRQIGDEVYAAAHTNKNWHGLKREIEAALAGTSIPVPKEQQK
- the resA gene encoding thiol-disulfide oxidoreductase ResA; translated protein: MDKKKKRLIMRSVILAILLMAVGYTLYTNLTKEARGSLQKGDSAPDFVLTDLSGEEHQLSDYKGKGVFLNFWGTWCAPCKEEMPHMETVSKEYKDKGVEVLAVNVGDSELQTKKFAEQYGLTFPIALDTSKEVENAYGVTNLPATFMINSEGKIEDIVVGGLTKEEQVRALFEKVKP
- a CDS encoding pseudouridine synthase, translated to MERLQKVIAQAGFASRRKAEQWIKDGKVTVNGQVVKELGTKVSASDKVEVSGIPVERQEKVYFLFYKPRGVISAVSDDKNRKVVTDYFPLVEERIFPVGRLDYDTSGLLIMTNDGEFSNLLTHPRYQVEKTYVARINGIPKRHMLKQLETGVELEDGKTAPAKVKELSADKRKQRALIEITIHEGRNRQVRRMFEAIGFEVQKLKRERYAFLDLKGLNAGEYRELTAHEVKRLRTLAETGSLR
- a CDS encoding spore maturation protein; amino-acid sequence: MAWFAAVSMWIIPLIIAFVLLYGTLKKVPTYESFVEGGKEGIHIAVSIIPYLVGMMVAIAIFRASGALESLVEFVRPVLLWIGLPPEVFPLALMRPISGTAALGMVSDLIATHGPDSLIGRLASVMQGSTDTTFYVLTVYFGAVGIKKMGDALKVGLLADAAGFVAAVLIVAWMFP
- a CDS encoding nucleoside recognition domain-containing protein; translated protein: MVNYIWVGMTVVGLLFAAMNGNMEQVNEAVFKAAGEAVTICIGLVSVLVFWLGLMKIAEQAGLLRKLAHLFKPVAKRLFPDVPSDHPAMGYILSNMTANMFGLGNAATPLGIKAMEELKKLNGGKSEASRSMITFLAINTSSITIIPTTVLAIRFSYHSASPAEIVAPTLLATACSTIFAIVIDRYFYLRRKRNGGE